One genomic segment of Arachis duranensis cultivar V14167 chromosome 4, aradu.V14167.gnm2.J7QH, whole genome shotgun sequence includes these proteins:
- the LOC107482929 gene encoding uncharacterized protein LOC107482929 produces MLHAIRKKGARPYWIPPEVLGELMRRWDTDTYRQLQARNTAARKSTQGTSLHTAGGTTFPEARLRLNHSLGRPSRMDEFFEHTHTRKEDRTQWVDEHSRKTKDIFQERMFQAEQERQAAIEAGVTDPPPVSEESIWIETVGGKQRGRVYGMGEVRDSSMVRPRVDGPTTTTSADVLDLRERIIILNREVEQHAAKYRELEDRYQREKREWQQTVESLREDLNTSNSQMDQFSHQLSSLTEYVRAMGPSSSGSRVPPPPPFTFPSSQKSTAPAPGRKLPPILQRPGQPQSSQREDDSDDFDDSDDYLDEYE; encoded by the exons ATGCTCCATGCCATTCGCAAAAAAGGTGCCCGTCCATATTGGATCCCACCAGAAGTTCTTGGTGAATTGATGAGACGTTGGGACACTGATACCTATAGACAATTACAGGCGAGAAATACAGCTGCCAGGAAATCGACTCAAGGTACTTCCCTTCACACTGCAGGAGGCACCACCTTTCCAGAAGCGAGGTTACGCTTG AATCATTCGCTTGGAAGACCATCACGTATGGATGAGTTTTTTGAGCACACTCATACTCGCAAAGAGGATAGGACTCAATGGGTTGATGAACACTCCCGAAAGACAAAG GATATATTTCAAGAGCGTATGTTTCAGGCTGAGCAAGAGCGGCAGGCTGCTATAGAGGCTGGTGTAACTGATCCACCGCCTGTCTCTGAAGAAAGCATATGGATTGAGACAGTGGGTGGAAAACAAAGAGGTAGGGTATATGGCATGGGTGAGGTAAGGGACTCTTCCATGGTGCGGCCTCGAGTTGATGGGCCAACCACGACCACCAGTGCTGATGTTTTGGATCTTAGAGAACGAATCATAATACTCAATAGGGAAGTTGAACAACATGCCGCTAAATATAGAGAGCTTGAAGACCGCTACCAAAGGGAGAAAAGAGAGTGGCAACAGACTGTTGAATCCTTGCGTGAGGATCTCAACACCAGTAACTCACAGATGGATCAATTTAGTCATCAGTTGAGCAGTTTGACTGAGTATGTGAGAGCCATGGGTCCTAGTAGTTCTGGATCACGTGTTCCCCCACCTCCTCCTTTTACTTTCCCAAGCTCTCAGAAAAGCACAGCCCCAGCCCCAGGTAGAAAACTCCCACCTATTCTACAGCGACCAGGACAACCACAGAGTTCTCAAAGGGAGGATGATTCTGATGATTTTGATGACTCAGATGATTATTTAGACGAGTATGAGTAG